A single genomic interval of Thermodesulfobacteriota bacterium harbors:
- a CDS encoding PilZ domain-containing protein translates to MSEDDRRRHARLPREAVTTCQPITYPLGSEPETEIRMLDVSEGGVRFASHKPFAVGAPLQVALKLQGWHRHTTGFLKYDQTDLSEPLTAVGRVTRSEALPGGAYEIGVQFVDIWEDHWRAMRSFLRNELEAGRD, encoded by the coding sequence ATGAGCGAAGACGACCGCAGACGCCATGCCCGGCTGCCCCGGGAGGCCGTCACCACCTGCCAGCCCATCACCTACCCCCTGGGGTCGGAGCCCGAGACCGAGATCCGCATGCTCGACGTGAGCGAGGGCGGGGTGCGGTTCGCCTCACACAAACCCTTTGCGGTGGGCGCGCCGCTCCAGGTGGCGCTCAAGCTCCAGGGGTGGCATCGCCATACCACGGGCTTTCTCAAGTACGACCAGACCGACCTCTCCGAGCCCCTCACGGCCGTGGGGCGCGTCACGCGCTCGGAGGCGCTGCCCGGCGGGGCCTACGAGATCGGCGTCCAGTTCGTCGACATCTGGGAAGACCACTGGCGCGCCATGCGCAGCTTTCTCCGGAACGAGCTGGAGGCGGGTCGGGACTGA
- a CDS encoding bifunctional acetate--CoA ligase family protein/GNAT family N-acetyltransferase, giving the protein MSTRNLEKLFEPRSVAVVGATPREGTVGHAILRNLIGGGFAGPIHPVNPKYPEILGLACHPNLAAIGTSVDLAVIAVPIGSVPAVLEEAAQVQVGAAIVISAGGREVGDEGARIEAEIVATARRTGIRLLGPNCLGIIVPGIQLNASFAAHMCYPGRVALLSQSGAICTVILDRAMAGKIGFSHFVSIGAMADVDFADLIDYLGNRADVDSILLYVEALTHMRKFMSAARAVSRVKPIIAVKAGRSAAGAKAAASHTGSLVGDDEVYDAAFARAGVIRVNTLGELFDCAETLAKQGRGRGPRLAILTNAGGPGVMTADALHEWNRTPAELAPETIAALDEVLPAAWSRANPVDILGDAPAERYRDAARLVLAAPEVDGLVVVLAPQAMTDPAAVAREIIPVIQESKTPACAVWMGGMDVAEGIRILNEAGVPVFETPERAVNTLMYMYRYTKNLELLQETPPNLPPNLWFDRKRARAIVEASLDRDQPLLTETEAKGLLAAYGIPVNRTEVATSEEQAVERADEIGYPIVLKIHSRDISHKSDAGGIQLNLHSAEDVRTAYRKVVENARQFKPGARILGVTLQPMVERVDYEVIVGSKRDADFGPTVLFGMGGILTEILRDKAIGLPPMNMLLARRLIESTKVYQLLKGYRNRPPANLELLQEVVVRLAYLVSDFPEIAELDINPLILSGQDVLAVDGRVLLESTGVQSPDHLVIRPYPTQYERHWVMASGTPVLVRPIRPEDEPMTQELFAGLSAQTIYFRFFHLIKSMGHEQLARFCQVDYDREIALVAMEEPPGGERLLGMCHLHVSSAWEEAELAVVVGDYYQRQGLGRKLVSVGMEIARERGLKRITGMVLPENEGMLGLARKLGFTVVQDLGEGVYRIEQELV; this is encoded by the coding sequence ATGAGTACCCGCAATCTCGAAAAGCTCTTCGAACCCCGCTCCGTCGCCGTGGTGGGCGCCACGCCCCGGGAAGGCACGGTGGGGCACGCGATCCTGCGCAACCTGATCGGCGGCGGCTTCGCCGGCCCCATTCATCCGGTGAACCCCAAGTATCCTGAAATTTTGGGACTTGCGTGCCATCCGAATCTCGCCGCCATCGGGACGAGCGTGGATCTGGCGGTCATCGCGGTCCCCATCGGGAGCGTTCCCGCGGTGCTCGAGGAGGCCGCCCAGGTGCAGGTCGGGGCGGCGATCGTGATCTCCGCCGGCGGACGCGAGGTGGGAGACGAGGGCGCCCGGATCGAGGCCGAGATCGTGGCGACCGCCCGCCGCACCGGCATCCGGCTCCTGGGACCCAACTGCCTGGGCATCATCGTTCCCGGGATACAGCTCAACGCCTCGTTCGCCGCCCACATGTGCTACCCGGGCCGCGTGGCGCTCCTGAGCCAGAGCGGGGCCATCTGCACGGTCATCCTGGACCGGGCCATGGCCGGCAAGATCGGCTTCAGCCACTTCGTCTCCATCGGCGCCATGGCCGACGTGGACTTCGCCGACCTCATCGACTACCTGGGCAACCGGGCCGACGTGGACTCGATCCTGCTCTACGTGGAGGCCCTCACCCACATGCGCAAGTTCATGAGCGCCGCCCGCGCGGTGAGCCGCGTGAAACCCATCATCGCAGTCAAGGCAGGGCGCAGCGCTGCCGGGGCCAAGGCCGCGGCGAGCCACACGGGCTCCCTGGTGGGGGACGACGAGGTGTACGACGCCGCCTTCGCCCGGGCCGGCGTGATCCGGGTCAACACCCTGGGGGAGCTCTTCGACTGCGCGGAAACCCTGGCGAAGCAGGGCCGGGGACGCGGCCCGCGGCTTGCGATCCTGACCAACGCGGGGGGACCCGGGGTGATGACGGCCGATGCCCTTCACGAGTGGAATCGCACCCCGGCGGAGCTCGCGCCCGAGACCATCGCGGCCCTGGACGAGGTGCTGCCGGCGGCCTGGAGCCGCGCGAATCCGGTGGACATCCTGGGGGATGCCCCGGCCGAGCGCTACCGGGACGCCGCCCGCCTCGTCCTGGCCGCCCCCGAGGTGGACGGCCTCGTGGTGGTGCTGGCGCCCCAGGCCATGACCGACCCGGCGGCCGTGGCAAGGGAGATCATACCCGTGATCCAGGAGTCCAAGACCCCGGCCTGTGCGGTCTGGATGGGGGGCATGGACGTGGCGGAGGGCATCCGGATCCTGAACGAGGCCGGCGTGCCGGTGTTCGAGACCCCGGAGCGCGCCGTCAACACCCTCATGTACATGTACCGGTACACGAAGAACCTCGAGCTTCTCCAGGAGACCCCGCCCAACCTCCCGCCCAACCTCTGGTTCGACCGCAAGCGGGCCCGGGCGATCGTCGAGGCCTCGCTGGACCGCGACCAGCCACTGCTCACCGAGACCGAGGCCAAGGGGCTGCTCGCCGCCTACGGCATCCCGGTCAACCGCACCGAGGTGGCCACCTCGGAGGAGCAGGCCGTGGAGCGGGCCGACGAGATCGGCTACCCCATCGTCTTGAAGATCCACTCCCGGGACATCAGCCACAAGTCCGACGCCGGAGGCATCCAGCTCAACCTGCACAGCGCCGAGGACGTGCGCACCGCCTACCGCAAGGTGGTGGAGAACGCCCGGCAGTTCAAGCCCGGCGCCCGCATCCTGGGCGTGACCTTGCAGCCCATGGTGGAGCGGGTGGACTACGAGGTGATCGTGGGGAGCAAGAGGGACGCAGACTTCGGCCCCACCGTCCTCTTCGGCATGGGGGGCATCCTCACCGAGATCCTGCGCGACAAGGCCATCGGGCTCCCGCCCATGAACATGCTGCTGGCGCGCCGGCTCATCGAATCCACCAAGGTCTATCAGCTGCTCAAAGGCTACCGCAACCGGCCTCCGGCCAACCTGGAGCTCCTGCAAGAGGTGGTCGTGCGGCTGGCGTACCTCGTCTCTGACTTCCCCGAGATTGCGGAGCTCGACATCAACCCCTTGATCCTCTCCGGACAGGATGTCCTGGCGGTGGACGGCCGGGTGCTGCTCGAGTCCACCGGGGTGCAGAGCCCGGACCACCTGGTCATTCGCCCCTACCCCACCCAGTACGAGCGCCATTGGGTCATGGCTTCCGGCACCCCCGTGCTCGTGCGGCCCATCCGCCCCGAGGACGAGCCGATGACCCAGGAGCTCTTCGCCGGGCTGTCGGCCCAGACGATCTACTTTCGCTTCTTCCACCTCATCAAGAGCATGGGCCATGAGCAGCTCGCCCGGTTCTGCCAGGTGGACTACGACCGGGAGATCGCCCTGGTGGCCATGGAGGAGCCTCCGGGGGGCGAGCGCCTCCTGGGCATGTGTCATCTCCACGTCTCTTCGGCCTGGGAAGAAGCCGAGCTCGCCGTCGTGGTGGGGGACTACTACCAGCGCCAGGGCCTGGGGCGAAAGCTCGTGAGCGTGGGCATGGAGATCGCGCGGGAGCGCGGCCTGAAGAGGATCACGGGTATGGTCCTCCCGGAAAACGAGGGCATGCTGGGCCTAGCGAGGAAGCTCGGCTTCACCGTCGTGCAGGACCTGGGGGAAGGGGTCTACCGCATCGAGCAGGAGCTCGTGTAG
- a CDS encoding HEAT repeat domain-containing protein → MNAPLPLSAAAAWGAACGAALGALRTRDAALHLLAKNRVLEAAGFLPLPGAGHGETLGSWLPAAAGALFFGLSLGLGAGTLLGLWVRVTRTLPSRVGRLAPWAALAVPFWAATAGDPLLAAALGAMAAGALATQLPGRVAPARASALRALVLVLMAVGFLPWATAPEGPFTHLRDRHLLDTAVGRAVNGFYYRWTLYPAEVLKPVAALSQPTAAAPVPLPASVGERFCRDALGWGVLCVDDPAGADLHLLSAEPGLELARGGARVAWPQDPSARTDAWKALSSLADRARALRQATYWALFLGCPLALAWGFSSLALAAGALLGGGRRSTLASLAVAGLLAASLGAAGRPDRSLSEVRARLGTEVAEAGELRAALAAPSAVERFYGARAAGRARLEADALVEALSDPVVNVRYAAAEALGRTGGGRSREALLEVLRSPEEWYVKERAYAALWRLGWRGR, encoded by the coding sequence GTGAACGCTCCCCTTCCCCTGTCTGCCGCCGCCGCCTGGGGAGCCGCCTGCGGCGCCGCCCTGGGGGCGCTGCGCACGCGGGACGCGGCGCTGCACCTCCTGGCCAAGAATCGCGTCCTCGAAGCCGCGGGCTTTCTGCCCCTGCCCGGGGCCGGGCACGGGGAAACCCTGGGGTCCTGGCTCCCGGCGGCCGCCGGCGCCCTCTTTTTCGGCCTGAGCCTGGGGCTGGGGGCCGGCACCCTGCTCGGCCTGTGGGTCCGGGTGACCCGCACCCTCCCCTCCCGGGTCGGAAGGCTCGCCCCCTGGGCCGCGCTGGCAGTCCCCTTCTGGGCCGCCACGGCGGGAGACCCGCTCCTCGCCGCCGCCCTGGGGGCGATGGCCGCGGGGGCGCTCGCGACCCAACTGCCGGGCCGGGTCGCTCCAGCGCGCGCGAGCGCGCTTCGTGCGCTGGTCCTGGTTCTCATGGCGGTCGGTTTCCTCCCCTGGGCCACCGCGCCCGAGGGCCCGTTCACCCACCTGCGCGACCGGCACCTCCTGGACACGGCCGTGGGCAGGGCGGTCAATGGGTTCTACTACCGCTGGACCCTCTACCCCGCCGAGGTGCTCAAGCCGGTTGCGGCGCTCTCCCAGCCCACCGCTGCCGCCCCCGTGCCCCTGCCCGCCAGCGTGGGGGAACGGTTCTGCCGGGACGCCCTGGGGTGGGGCGTGCTGTGCGTCGACGACCCGGCAGGGGCGGATCTGCACCTCCTCTCCGCCGAGCCGGGCCTCGAGCTCGCGCGCGGCGGCGCTCGGGTGGCCTGGCCCCAGGACCCCTCCGCCCGGACCGACGCGTGGAAGGCGCTCTCTTCCCTCGCAGACCGCGCCCGGGCGCTGCGCCAGGCCACCTACTGGGCCCTCTTCCTGGGCTGCCCCCTGGCGCTTGCGTGGGGGTTTTCTTCCCTCGCCCTCGCGGCCGGCGCCCTCCTGGGAGGAGGACGCAGGAGCACCCTGGCCTCCCTCGCGGTGGCCGGCCTCCTGGCCGCCTCCCTGGGTGCCGCGGGGCGGCCCGACCGGAGCCTTTCGGAGGTGCGCGCCCGCCTTGGCACCGAGGTTGCCGAGGCGGGCGAGCTCCGGGCGGCGCTGGCCGCGCCCTCGGCCGTGGAGCGGTTCTACGGGGCTCGGGCAGCCGGGCGGGCCCGACTGGAAGCCGATGCCCTCGTGGAGGCCCTCTCCGACCCCGTGGTGAACGTGCGGTATGCAGCGGCGGAAGCCCTGGGCAGGACGGGGGGAGGGCGGAGCCGAGAGGCCCTCCTGGAGGTGCTCCGCAGCCCCGAGGAGTGGTACGTCAAGGAGCGCGCCTACGCCGCGCTGTGGAGGCTGGGGTGGCGGGGGCGCTGA
- a CDS encoding CPBP family intramembrane glutamic endopeptidase: MAGALTRPWRTTPRGGPGPAEALAVLLALVVLEAGAVAAFPGLGGAAALWATGALRTGEAALCLLYWKLRGWQWGDLGLTGPCVRPGLAVGIAFCGAFAATSLLAEAGGRLFADKSFLAVLAGPRPGEEELLALLVVGAGIAPLFEELAFRGILYGGLRRRLGPVPAGAAATAAFAAAHLFTTGVPWIQAVGGLAFFAAYEISGSLWAPILVHACGNLALFLLPLAFG, translated from the coding sequence GTGGCGGGGGCGCTGACGAGGCCTTGGAGGACCACCCCCCGGGGGGGGCCGGGGCCCGCCGAGGCCCTGGCCGTGCTCCTGGCACTGGTGGTTCTGGAGGCCGGGGCCGTTGCCGCGTTCCCCGGCCTGGGGGGGGCGGCGGCCCTCTGGGCCACCGGGGCGTTGCGCACGGGAGAAGCGGCGCTGTGCCTGCTCTACTGGAAGCTTCGGGGCTGGCAATGGGGGGATCTGGGGCTCACCGGCCCCTGCGTGAGGCCGGGGCTCGCCGTGGGGATCGCCTTCTGCGGGGCCTTTGCTGCCACGAGCCTCCTGGCGGAGGCCGGGGGGCGGCTCTTCGCGGACAAGAGTTTCCTGGCGGTCCTGGCCGGGCCTCGCCCGGGGGAGGAAGAGCTCTTGGCCCTCCTGGTGGTGGGAGCCGGCATCGCCCCCCTCTTCGAGGAGCTCGCCTTCCGGGGCATCCTCTACGGCGGACTGCGCCGGCGCCTCGGACCGGTTCCGGCGGGCGCTGCGGCCACCGCCGCCTTCGCGGCCGCCCACCTCTTCACCACGGGGGTCCCCTGGATACAGGCGGTGGGAGGGCTCGCCTTCTTCGCGGCGTACGAGATCTCGGGCAGCCTCTGGGCGCCCATCCTGGTGCACGCCTGCGGCAACCTCGCCCTCTTCCTCCTGCCGTTGGCATTCGGGTGA
- a CDS encoding TlpA disulfide reductase family protein has protein sequence MAALMRAMALTLLLAAAAPAQEVAPAGIRTGEPLPSIAGIDLERNPVELSQFLGRGSVVLAFWSVHCLDCIRELDDLRSIRREFPPEEVTVVAVNTDSGLPVERIAGFLRRYEAARGGLGVEHILDRDAAILTALDIRYIPVLAVLDRTGRVTSVLTGYQPEDRARVAQAMEEGRIALGAWSEGLRGRVRTLLRSTAPTGGSLEWGSFRVEQGMPLFGLYGASGWLADAGGRRDRQREAGRVEAVVGDRLRVALLAEALASLGVRLPGPSVQPFGRGGMEVPESPFEAETRWKRLYDALRFDELYRPEERAGSWVGDEFWAGLVGDVDLGRLRERVRALNFPEEPARVRLETVSDFDHKPRALLQRFRDRSFRLQAVQGEHLLYFGDAQTLAAEIAALPGIPFRVFVEVLDPGTVRVEVL, from the coding sequence ATGGCAGCGCTGATGCGGGCGATGGCCCTCACGTTGCTCCTCGCTGCGGCGGCACCGGCACAGGAGGTCGCTCCGGCCGGCATCCGCACCGGCGAGCCCCTGCCCAGCATCGCGGGGATCGATCTGGAACGAAACCCCGTGGAGCTCTCCCAGTTTCTCGGCCGCGGCAGCGTCGTGCTCGCCTTCTGGTCGGTGCACTGCCTGGACTGCATCCGGGAGCTGGACGACCTGCGGAGCATCCGGCGGGAGTTTCCCCCCGAAGAGGTCACCGTCGTCGCCGTGAACACCGACTCGGGCCTGCCCGTGGAGCGGATCGCGGGGTTCCTGCGGCGCTACGAGGCGGCGCGGGGAGGCCTGGGGGTCGAGCACATCCTCGACCGGGACGCGGCCATCCTCACCGCCCTGGACATCCGCTACATCCCGGTTCTCGCCGTGCTGGACCGGACCGGCCGGGTGACCAGCGTCCTCACCGGCTATCAGCCCGAGGACCGGGCGCGGGTGGCCCAGGCCATGGAGGAGGGGCGGATCGCGCTGGGCGCCTGGAGCGAGGGGCTCCGGGGAAGGGTGCGAACGCTCCTGCGGAGCACCGCCCCCACCGGCGGCTCCCTGGAGTGGGGCAGTTTCCGGGTGGAGCAGGGGATGCCCCTCTTCGGCCTCTATGGCGCCTCCGGGTGGCTGGCCGACGCGGGGGGCCGGCGCGACCGGCAGCGGGAGGCCGGCCGGGTGGAGGCGGTGGTGGGCGACCGTCTCCGGGTGGCCCTGCTGGCAGAGGCCCTGGCGAGCCTGGGGGTTCGCCTGCCCGGGCCGTCGGTCCAGCCCTTCGGCCGAGGGGGCATGGAGGTGCCGGAGAGCCCCTTCGAAGCGGAGACCCGGTGGAAGCGCCTCTACGACGCCCTGCGGTTCGACGAGCTCTATCGCCCTGAAGAGCGGGCCGGCTCCTGGGTTGGGGACGAGTTCTGGGCCGGGCTGGTGGGGGACGTGGACCTGGGGCGCCTGCGCGAGCGGGTGCGCGCCTTGAATTTCCCGGAGGAGCCGGCCCGGGTGCGCCTGGAGACCGTGAGCGACTTCGACCACAAGCCCCGGGCCCTGCTCCAGCGGTTCCGGGACCGCTCCTTCCGGCTCCAGGCCGTGCAGGGGGAGCACCTGCTCTACTTCGGCGACGCCCAGACCCTGGCGGCGGAGATCGCGGCGCTCCCCGGCATCCCCTTCCGGGTGTTCGTGGAGGTGCTCGACCCGGGCACCGTGCGCGTGGAGGTGCTGTAG
- the icd gene encoding isocitrate dehydrogenase (NADP(+)), whose translation MEDTVTYAPPVSGSPISRGPEGLLVPNDPILPFIEGDGTGPDIWKASRAVFDRAVELAYGGERKVHWYEILAGEKAFRAHGVWLPRATLDAIRQYRVAIKGPLTTPVGGGIRSLNVTLRQELDLYACVRPVRYIQGVPSPMKEPQHVDVVIFRENTEDVYAGIEAPAGSTEARELLEFLLIRWNRKIRPDSGLGIKPMSREGSRRLVRMAIRYALENNRDSVTLVHKGNIMKFTEGAFRDWGYEVAREEFGDATITEQELWDAYEGVQPAGKVVIRDRIADAMFQQLILRPAEYGVLAMPNLNGDYMSDAAAAQVGGLGMAPGANIGDGYAVFEATHGTAPKYADQDKVNPGSVILSGVMMFDHLKWHRVSQLMRTGLEQAVLHKQVTYDLERQMEGATLLTCSAFGQAVCRHMELAA comes from the coding sequence ATGGAAGATACCGTCACCTACGCCCCGCCCGTCTCGGGCAGCCCCATCTCGAGGGGGCCGGAAGGACTGCTCGTCCCCAACGACCCGATCCTTCCCTTCATCGAGGGGGACGGTACGGGGCCCGACATCTGGAAGGCCTCCCGGGCGGTCTTCGACCGGGCCGTGGAGCTCGCCTACGGCGGGGAGCGCAAGGTCCACTGGTACGAGATCCTGGCGGGTGAAAAGGCCTTCCGTGCCCACGGGGTGTGGCTGCCCCGGGCGACGCTGGACGCCATCCGGCAGTACCGGGTGGCCATCAAGGGTCCCCTCACCACCCCGGTCGGCGGCGGCATCCGCAGCCTCAACGTGACGCTTCGCCAGGAGCTCGACCTCTACGCCTGCGTGCGCCCCGTGCGCTACATCCAGGGGGTTCCCTCCCCCATGAAGGAGCCCCAGCACGTGGACGTGGTGATCTTCCGGGAGAACACCGAAGACGTCTACGCAGGGATCGAGGCCCCCGCGGGGAGCACCGAGGCGCGGGAGCTCCTGGAGTTCCTCCTCATCCGCTGGAACCGGAAGATCCGGCCCGACAGCGGCCTGGGCATCAAGCCCATGAGCCGCGAGGGCAGCCGGCGGCTGGTGCGCATGGCGATCCGCTATGCCCTGGAGAACAACCGCGACTCGGTGACGCTGGTGCACAAGGGCAACATCATGAAGTTCACCGAGGGCGCCTTTCGGGACTGGGGGTACGAGGTGGCCCGGGAGGAGTTCGGCGACGCGACCATCACCGAGCAGGAGCTCTGGGATGCCTACGAGGGGGTACAACCCGCGGGCAAGGTGGTGATCCGCGACCGGATCGCCGACGCCATGTTCCAGCAGCTCATCCTGCGCCCGGCGGAGTATGGCGTGCTGGCCATGCCCAACTTGAACGGCGACTACATGTCCGACGCCGCGGCGGCCCAGGTGGGGGGCCTCGGGATGGCGCCGGGGGCCAACATCGGCGACGGGTACGCGGTCTTCGAGGCCACCCACGGCACGGCGCCCAAGTACGCGGACCAGGACAAGGTCAACCCCGGCTCGGTCATCCTCTCGGGGGTCATGATGTTCGACCACCTCAAGTGGCACCGGGTGAGCCAGCTCATGCGCACGGGCCTGGAGCAGGCGGTCCTCCACAAGCAGGTCACCTACGACCTGGAGCGCCAGATGGAGGGGGCCACCCTGCTCACCTGCTCGGCGTTCGGGCAGGCCGTGTGCCGGCACATGGAGCTCGCCGCCTGA